The Chiloscyllium plagiosum isolate BGI_BamShark_2017 chromosome 42, ASM401019v2, whole genome shotgun sequence genome contains a region encoding:
- the LOC122543144 gene encoding heterogeneous nuclear ribonucleoprotein H3-like isoform X2 — translation MDEDFVVRVRGLPWSCTADEVLRFFSDCKILNGTAGIHFTYLREGRPSGEAFVQLESEEDVKRALAKDRESMGHRYIEVFETKATEMDWALKHANPNQTESTSDGTVRLRGLPFGCSKEEILQFFTGLEIVPNGITLPVDYQGRSTGEAFVQFASKEIAEKALGKHKERIGHRYIEIFRSSRGEVRTFHDPPRRLMGQRPGPYDRPMGGGRSGYGGPGPMRGDMFDRARRGSGYGGGYGNFDDYVYNDNYGYGRDAYGHNSRGGGMMDRGMGSRGYGGAGDAGPLFQNGTGHYVHMRGLPFRASEGDVADFFSPLIPVKINFEYGSDGRLTGEADVEFATHEDAVAAMSKDKAHMQHRYIELFLDSTANMGAGPGGYGNHRMGAMGMGMDHYAAGTQGGYAHNSQAMANSYGNMGNSYGYGNPGNTRGFGYGGMGGGGYSGNPNQHMGMGNLDTSMAGWRM, via the exons ATGGATGAAGATTTTGTTGTCCGTGTCCGTGGACTTCCATGGTCTTGCACTGCTGATGAAGTGTTACGCTTCTTCTCAG ATTGCAAGATATTAAATGGAACTGCTGGAATACACTTCACCTATTTAAGAGAAGGCCGCCCAAGTGGTGAAGCCTTTGTTCAGCTGGaaagtgaggaagatgtaaagcgTGCCCTTGCAAAAGACCGGGAAAGTATGGGCCATCGATACATTGAAG TGTTTGAGACTAAAGCCACTGAAATGGACTGGGCACTAAAACATGCTAACCCTAACCAAACTGAGTCCACGAGCGATGGAACAGTGCGCCTCAGGGGTTTACCCTTTGGCTGCAGTAAAGAGGAAATTTTGCAGTTTTTCACAG GGTTGGAAATCGTGCCAAATGGGATAACATTGCCGGTGGACTACCAGGGGAGAAGCACGGGGGAAGCCTTCGTGCAGTTTGCAtcaaaggagatagctgaaaaaGCACTGGGGAAACACAAGGAAAGAATAGGGCACAG GTATATTGAAATCTTCAGGAGCAGCAGAGGTGAGGTTCGAACTTTCCATGATCCTCCAAGAAGGTTAATGGGTCAGCGACCAGGACCCTATGACAGACCAatgggaggtggaagaagtgGCTACGGTGGTCCAGGGCCCATGAGAGGAGACATGTTTGACCGTGCACGTAGAGGATCTGGCTATGGTGGAG GTTATGGCAACTTTGATGATTATGTTTATAATGATAACTACGGTTATGGACGTGATGCATACGGACACAATTCCAGAGGTGGTGGAATGATGGATAGAG GTATGGGCAGTCGTGGTTACGGTGGAGCAGGTGATGCTGGTCCCCTGTTTCAGAATGGTACAGGTCATTACGTACATATGAGGGGATTACCTTTCAGAGCTTCAGAAGGAGATGTTGCTGAT TTCTTTTCACCGCTGATTCCTGTAAAGATAAACTTTGAATATGGCTCTGATGGTCGGCTTACTGGAGAGGCTGATGTTGAGTTTGCCACGCATGAAGATGCAGTTGCTGCTATGTCGAAAGATAAAGCTCATATGC AACACAGATATATCGAATTGTTCCTGGATTCCACTGCAAACATGGGAGCTGGGCCTGGTGGCTATGGAAATCATAGAATGGGTGCAATGGGCATGGGCATGGACCATTATGCAGCAG GCACTCAAGGAGGCTATGCTCATAACAGTCAGGCTATGGCCAATAGCTATGGCAATATGGGCAATAGCTATGGATATGGAAATCCTGGAAACACACGTGGATTTG GTTATGGGGGTATGGGAGGAGGTGGATATTCAGGCAATCCAAATCAGCACATGGGAATGGGCAACCTCGATACAAGCATGGCTGGATGGAGAATGTAA
- the LOC122543144 gene encoding heterogeneous nuclear ribonucleoprotein H3-like isoform X1 translates to MTLVGAVVLLRRGGESQVKRGSEESIASERYLTACPPRTIWPVFRRFDPEAIPLCEEICVLQAITMDEDFVVRVRGLPWSCTADEVLRFFSDCKILNGTAGIHFTYLREGRPSGEAFVQLESEEDVKRALAKDRESMGHRYIEVFETKATEMDWALKHANPNQTESTSDGTVRLRGLPFGCSKEEILQFFTGLEIVPNGITLPVDYQGRSTGEAFVQFASKEIAEKALGKHKERIGHRYIEIFRSSRGEVRTFHDPPRRLMGQRPGPYDRPMGGGRSGYGGPGPMRGDMFDRARRGSGYGGGYGNFDDYVYNDNYGYGRDAYGHNSRGGGMMDRGMGSRGYGGAGDAGPLFQNGTGHYVHMRGLPFRASEGDVADFFSPLIPVKINFEYGSDGRLTGEADVEFATHEDAVAAMSKDKAHMQHRYIELFLDSTANMGAGPGGYGNHRMGAMGMGMDHYAAGTQGGYAHNSQAMANSYGNMGNSYGYGNPGNTRGFGYGGMGGGGYSGNPNQHMGMGNLDTSMAGWRM, encoded by the exons ATGACGTTAGTAGGCGCTGTCGTGCTGTTGAGGCGAGGAGGAGAGTCGCAGGTAAAGAGAGGGAGCGAAGAAAGCATCGCTTCCGAACGTTATCTTACTGCCTGTCCACCGCGAACTATCTGGCCCGTCTTCAGGCGTTTCGATCCTGAAGCTATTCC gctTTGTGAAGAGATCTGTGTGTTACAGGCAATTACAATGGATGAAGATTTTGTTGTCCGTGTCCGTGGACTTCCATGGTCTTGCACTGCTGATGAAGTGTTACGCTTCTTCTCAG ATTGCAAGATATTAAATGGAACTGCTGGAATACACTTCACCTATTTAAGAGAAGGCCGCCCAAGTGGTGAAGCCTTTGTTCAGCTGGaaagtgaggaagatgtaaagcgTGCCCTTGCAAAAGACCGGGAAAGTATGGGCCATCGATACATTGAAG TGTTTGAGACTAAAGCCACTGAAATGGACTGGGCACTAAAACATGCTAACCCTAACCAAACTGAGTCCACGAGCGATGGAACAGTGCGCCTCAGGGGTTTACCCTTTGGCTGCAGTAAAGAGGAAATTTTGCAGTTTTTCACAG GGTTGGAAATCGTGCCAAATGGGATAACATTGCCGGTGGACTACCAGGGGAGAAGCACGGGGGAAGCCTTCGTGCAGTTTGCAtcaaaggagatagctgaaaaaGCACTGGGGAAACACAAGGAAAGAATAGGGCACAG GTATATTGAAATCTTCAGGAGCAGCAGAGGTGAGGTTCGAACTTTCCATGATCCTCCAAGAAGGTTAATGGGTCAGCGACCAGGACCCTATGACAGACCAatgggaggtggaagaagtgGCTACGGTGGTCCAGGGCCCATGAGAGGAGACATGTTTGACCGTGCACGTAGAGGATCTGGCTATGGTGGAG GTTATGGCAACTTTGATGATTATGTTTATAATGATAACTACGGTTATGGACGTGATGCATACGGACACAATTCCAGAGGTGGTGGAATGATGGATAGAG GTATGGGCAGTCGTGGTTACGGTGGAGCAGGTGATGCTGGTCCCCTGTTTCAGAATGGTACAGGTCATTACGTACATATGAGGGGATTACCTTTCAGAGCTTCAGAAGGAGATGTTGCTGAT TTCTTTTCACCGCTGATTCCTGTAAAGATAAACTTTGAATATGGCTCTGATGGTCGGCTTACTGGAGAGGCTGATGTTGAGTTTGCCACGCATGAAGATGCAGTTGCTGCTATGTCGAAAGATAAAGCTCATATGC AACACAGATATATCGAATTGTTCCTGGATTCCACTGCAAACATGGGAGCTGGGCCTGGTGGCTATGGAAATCATAGAATGGGTGCAATGGGCATGGGCATGGACCATTATGCAGCAG GCACTCAAGGAGGCTATGCTCATAACAGTCAGGCTATGGCCAATAGCTATGGCAATATGGGCAATAGCTATGGATATGGAAATCCTGGAAACACACGTGGATTTG GTTATGGGGGTATGGGAGGAGGTGGATATTCAGGCAATCCAAATCAGCACATGGGAATGGGCAACCTCGATACAAGCATGGCTGGATGGAGAATGTAA